DNA sequence from the Glycine soja cultivar W05 chromosome 18, ASM419377v2, whole genome shotgun sequence genome:
ATCTTGAGATGCTCAACAACAGTCCTCATGGTAGGTCTGTCtgatggctccttttgaaggcATCTTTGTGCAATATCAGCTATTGTTCTTGCTGCTTTAGAAGGAAAGCGGCCTTTGAGTTGAGGATCCATGATCAACGACAGACGGTAGTTATCGGCTAAGAAAGGCCGGCTCCACTTGACTAAATTCCTCTCTTCCTTGGGGTGACGGCTATCAAGATTCTTTCTTCCAGTAAGTAGCTCCAGAAGAAAAATTCCAAAACTCCATACGTTGCTCTTTGGAGTGAGCATTCCTTTCTCCAGTGTTTCCATTGATAGGTTTCCAACAGCCTGGACGACACCAAATAAATTCATGAATATACTGAATGGGAACAAATATAAaggaataaatataaatattcatgACAAATATGAAGAAAAGAATATAGAGAATATTGGCTGAATATAATAGACTCTAACTGGATATAttgaataacataacataaaacacTTATCAGTTAGAGAACTTACAGATGAGCTGCTTGAAATCTCTTCTTCGGGAATATGTCCAACACAACCATATCCTGAAAGCTTTGCGCTGAAATCTTTGTCAATCTGTATGTTGGCTGTTGAGAACTCATTATACATAGCCTACAAGCAGAAAGAAGGATGTCAGCAAAGATAAAGTGTATAATTAACCTAATAATCATAACATACTTGAAATCATTCGCCCCATActatgaaaaacaaaacaaagtgttaTTATAGTTGTACCTGAAAAGGCCCCTCTTCGTGCAAGAAGGTTAGACCTTGTGCAGCACATATAGCAATTTTCATTCTTGTATTCCAATCAATTGATGGCCCATCAGATCTCCCATACAATAAGCGATCCAAGCTTCCATGGTATAGCCTTTCATAAACCAACATTCTATGTTCTGAACCCTCTCGTGCATGAAACCCTAGCAATTTACAGAGGTTTGGATGTTGCAAAGATGCAAGAGTATTAACTTCATTTATGAATTCCTTCAAGCCCTGAAAGAAGACAGATAAATTTAGACCACTTCAGAATGCACTCAGGTGATTGAGCATTTTTCAAtgtcccaaagagaaaaacaaaaacacataaTGCTAACAGTAAATGATAAATAAGTTTCAATCAGTAGGTACataattcataatattcaaACAGTTAAATTTGCAAGGGGTTTAACAACATTCTCATATGCATGGAGACATAACAGAGGAACAAGGATAGCAAGGACTATAATTAGACCCTGCTTAATAGCAAATTCAATggcaaaaatatagaaaaacttaaaaccatttTGATGTGCGTCCTAATTCCTCTGCGGCGTGTATGGGTTAAATTCATTTGAACACAACATAAGGCTTGCATACAACATATAACACATCTCAATAATAAATACGATACAAAGAATACACAAGATAAAACATTGAATTTTAGCCCTTCTAAGATAATAGAACATTATTTCTCTATATTTGGTTAATATCCACTATTAATATGACCAGACAGCAATTACTGTacataagaatatcaagaaatGAAACTAAAGTAATGTAGCATGGAGAAAAGTACCTGAGATGATGGGTGAAGCCGTGTGACAGTGGCTTCAAACTTCTTCGAACTTGAAACGTCGTCACCGAAGGAAGCCTTGTATATGGTGGACGAAAGACATTCTGACATGCATCTATCAGAAGAGAAATGGTGGCAAGCAGCAGCAATTTCCTCATACAGAAAATTCCGAAGTGATCCAGTAGGTGGGAGTGGCAAAGGTCCAGAAGCATGGAGAGGACTGCTTGAGGCCACTGACTTAAAGCTGCCAATAGCCTTCAATGCACTACCTCCCTGAGGGGATGGAAGTGGTAAAGGTTGTGGACTAGATGAATGCTGCTCCTTCATTGATCCAGCTCGGTGTCTTGACTCTTCTTGTTCCTCATACTCAATTGAAGCCAAAGCATCTTGTTCTGCTGCATCAAGAGTTGACGGAGCAGATAATGTTCGCGTTCTGTTGTTACTGGCTTTATTAATGGGTTGAATGGGTTTCACTCTGGTCCTAAAACTAGGAGGAGCAGACTGCAGTGAGCGAGTACGAGTTTGAGGTTCAGGCAGTACTGTAGGTACGTTCTCATTATGGCTTACATGTTTTATGTATGTAATTGGATCggactttttctttttgctctTCAATACAGTGAAGCACCCCATCCTTCCTTTGTACAGAACTTGGTTGGTGTAGAGAACTCTTTATGtctgcaaaaacaaaataaaaggtgcataaataaaataaaatctaaaacatATTTAGTGTAGTTCCACATGCCACAGTTTGACAGGAGACAAGTAATGCAACCACGTTGTTTCTAATGCAACCATGTTGTTTCTAAGCATGTTGTCATGTCTGTAAggaaaaacaagaaacaaggGAAAATGGTGAAGCATtagtttatcatatttttcttctaatttatgCCTAACCATGGTTATCAAATCATGAATCAAAATGTATCATAATTGGTAACATTCATGAAAtgctaattattaaaattaaaatataattttaattttaataataaaaaataacaaagtatattttaacataataaattaatgaaactatgtattcaatttttttagttcattttCTGTGTACATTATTTGCTAGAAACTGGCTAACTGTGTTAGAaaccataatttattttcagaaAGTACACTGATTTCTCTCTACTAGGTGACTTTGTGTCATCTCTCATCAAACTCCCCGCCCAAATTGTCAATGTGAAAGCATTCTTCCACCAGAGATTTGTCGTCAACAGATCTCACCCAGAGGGCCCCATGACCTTGTCATTGGTCCACTGCATCCTGGCATATGATAAGCACTTAAAACATGACTGAGAAACTATTATGGAAGACATCACGCAGGCCTCTGTACCGACAAGAATGTGGCCCCACCCACCCACCCACCCACCCACCATTGCTCTGATTCAATACTTCACAGTGGCTGTTAGGTTCCCTTGTCCCTTAGAGATCCATACCATTGAAAACACAACAGAATCAAGAGTCCTATGATTCCAAGCACCATTCCAGCAACATAAGGAAACTCCATATTGATCTGTATCAATGAAGTGAGGACTTGCATCGAATCACAACTCATGCGATTCCAACTACCATCTGCCTGACTAGTACTATTTGTGTATCAAATTTTCAGTAAACATATCCAATTTAATCCCCAAATGATTTTCAAAACATCTATTTGGTCCTAGAACGGTGATTTCGGACCAGAATGGTGATTTCAAAACAACAATCTCCTATTACTCCtcatttcctttttcatttcctGCTTCAAAATCTCAACTATTCTTACAACTTGCACGATCGCATATGCACTAGACACCCTAAATTGAACGTAAAACACTACCATAAATCAATAATTGGTTAACCGGCCACCTTACAAACCTTACATCCAACTTGTGTctatcacattcccataaaatagtataataaaattaattcaatttctcCATCGCACTCAACTTTCACAAGTaccgaagaaaaaaaaatataaacaaaactacGCAATTGATAAACACTTACTAGCTCCATCTATTcaatcacataaaaaataattcagatccataccatgaaaaaaaaataacaaaaattacacAAACCCATTTATTTCCACAataccaaattttttttatatataaagaaaaaacaaaatccaaGCCGCAAAGTTTGATCTCCACCAACAATTTTcccaataaaacaaaaaaatacaaatcaagaaaaaatgaacaacaaactggcgtacaaaaaaaaactagagagagaaaaaaaaaacagcagaaaatgaaattccGAAGCAAATTGGAATCAGAAAACGGTGAAATTACACGAATCGAAAGCGAAGGAAGAAAATTGAACGAACCTCGGCGAGAAATGGCAGCTCATGCAACTCGAAGTGAGGCGATCCAGGGGAAGCAAAATGggtaaaaattgaaactttttgtGGTTTTGATTCGTCGAAGAAAACCCCTCTTGTTGTCCAGTCAAAGAAAGCAGATTGAAAAAGCTGGGAAGTGAAGATTTTAGAGAACGAGAAAAGTATAAGAGAGAGAGATTAgaggaataataataatatttagcattgtagagagagagagaaaatggaaCCCAATGAGCAGTGGTCAAACCTACCCAAAAACCCAGATTTAATTAactcattaaaataatattttcattaaacacaaacaaaaggtgtgctttcctttttctatttttcccaACTTTGcccctcttttgtttttgtttcatttttaatttttaatttgcatTGTATTCTTGGGGCTCCAAAATGACCTTGGATGTCCCTTCCTGTTCCTGGTAAGCTGCAATTTAGATGCGTTTTGAATTTTAGTTTGAACTTTGACTATTtcggtttttttttaacaattcttGATTTGACTGGTCAATTGTTTAacattttgttaattaatagaTTTTAATGCAAGTATTTATTGGCATACTAAAGAATTGTTTCCAAAACATTCTAgggaagttttttgttttgattttttacaGAAGCttatcaatcaatatcaatGCATGCATTTATTGACATactaaaaaattgtttctaTAACATCTAGGGAAGTTTTTGCTTTTAGATTCTACAAAAGTTTATCAATCTAGATCCTTAGAGTATCTTtagtgataaaattaattttaagtttttggataatttttaatgGATCTTATGGTATTACAGgatataaaaactttttttttctttagtgaTAATAGATTTTACTTTGAATCCTTCTTAAGTCATTTTTATGGATTTTACAATAAATCTCatctaaatatatttatcaatcaCTAAGATAGAgaggaattattttttttaaatgaagaaaGTTTTTGAGGAGGAATCCAACCTCCTTATTGAAGATCTCCAAAGCATGTATGTATAGTGATAGATCTAGTGAAGAtgaattcttaaatttaaaaatttagctcaaaaatttgattattaaaatattttttgtatcttCATTTATTTGAGTTAAGAgcattaaatttaaaactaaaaagtatCAGTCAACCAATTAAGTGATTCAGTTTAAGAGTATACAATAAGGATACATGTGAGGATAGATTATACACACAAGTCTCAAgtcatgtataatttttttaaaaaaacattaatacaaataaattaactttaaagAGGTTTTACTAAAAACATCGagctattattttattcaacaaaTATCTTCAAGTTTTCATTCAAAGCAATTCAAATTCTACTTTTGGTGTGGTCAAAATTTATCATGGGTAAAGAAGAAAAGTTTGATATTTTCTTTGTGGTGGAGCAAGG
Encoded proteins:
- the LOC114396632 gene encoding probable serine/threonine-protein kinase PBL1, whose product is MGCFTVLKSKKKKSDPITYIKHVSHNENVPTVLPEPQTRTRSLQSAPPSFRTRVKPIQPINKASNNRTRTLSAPSTLDAAEQDALASIEYEEQEESRHRAGSMKEQHSSSPQPLPLPSPQGGSALKAIGSFKSVASSSPLHASGPLPLPPTGSLRNFLYEEIAAACHHFSSDRCMSECLSSTIYKASFGDDVSSSKKFEATVTRLHPSSQGLKEFINEVNTLASLQHPNLCKLLGFHAREGSEHRMLVYERLYHGSLDRLLYGRSDGPSIDWNTRMKIAICAAQGLTFLHEEGPFQAMYNEFSTANIQIDKDFSAKLSGYGCVGHIPEEEISSSSSAVGNLSMETLEKGMLTPKSNVWSFGIFLLELLTGRKNLDSRHPKEERNLVKWSRPFLADNYRLSLIMDPQLKGRFPSKAARTIADIAQRCLQKEPSDRPTMRTVVEHLKIIQDLKYSCRFPLQEPASNSGKHMSRSPSLNGIICPAPRLSFSPSPPSGVPVSVSPPRWSGGGPILLPPPRACASSLSLEELDRQESRKSSSSASRRASVEGF